The genomic interval CACGGCGATGATCGGGTACGCGCCGGCGATGCGCGCGGCCTGCACCGAGTTCAGCCCGACGCCGCCGGTGCCGATCACCACGACACTACTGCCCGCCTTGATCTGCGCCGTGTTCAACACAGCGCCCGCGCCCGTGATCACGCCGCAGGCCAGCAGTGCCGCAACTTCGAAGTGCAAGTCGTCGGGCATATGCACGATCTGCGATTCGTGCACAACGACTTCCTCCGCAAACGATGCCGTGCGCAGGCCCTGCCGCAGCGACTGGCCGCGCGCATTGCGCAGCGGGCTCTGCTTGTCAAGCGCGAAAACCGTCTCGCAGCGTTGCGGAAATCCCTGCAGGCAGTAGAAACAGTGTCCGCACGAGCGGATGAGCGTCACGATCACGCGGTCGCCCGGCTTGTACGCCGTCACGCCCGCGCCGACCTCCAACACCGTGCCGGACGACTCGTGCCCGGCGACGACCGGCACGGTGCCTGCCCACTCGCCATTGACGGCGTGTACATCACTATGACACATGCCGGTGACGGCGATCTTGACG from Chloroflexota bacterium carries:
- a CDS encoding alcohol dehydrogenase catalytic domain-containing protein — encoded protein: MKAAICYELGKPLVVEDITLDPPHAGEVRVKIAVTGMCHSDVHAVNGEWAGTVPVVAGHESSGTVLEVGAGVTAYKPGDRVIVTLIRSCGHCFYCLQGFPQRCETVFALDKQSPLRNARGQSLRQGLRTASFAEEVVVHESQIVHMPDDLHFEVAALLACGVITGAGAVLNTAQIKAGSSVVVIGTGGVGLNSVQAARIAGAYPIIAVDLLENKLETAHQFGATHSVNPKTQ